Sequence from the Candidatus Eisenbacteria bacterium genome:
CCGCCTCGATTCCCGGCCCGCGCCCGGAGATGGTCACGCGCCGGCCACCGTGGTTGTCGTTGTGGAACGTCCCGTCTTCATTCACTCGGAAGGTAGAAGTGGTGTGGTCGCCGAACTCCGGGTTCACGATCCGATCCCCGGGATAGATCACCCGGAGCGTCTGCCTTCCGTCGATCGGCCCGTTCGCCACCTGGAGGCGGACCGCGTCCTTCCCGTGGAGGGTGACCTCGGCGACGACGGACGCGCCTTCACCCCGAACCACCTCCAAGTTCCCGAGAAGGTTATAAATCCCTACGTCCGCCCCGGTGATCGTGTACCGCGACGGCTCGTAGGGGGAGCCTTTCGAGGGGCTGGCGAGGCCGAGGAGCGCCTGGGCGAGAACGCCCGCAAGGACGAGGAACGGCAGTGGCTTCTCGCGAACGCTCATGGCGATCTCCTTGGGTTTCGGGCGGTGGCGGATGGCGCCTGCCCTGGGTCGCTGGGATCTGCATCTGTTCGATGAGTCGACGGCCGAAAGGGTTGGCGCTCCTCGCCGCCCCCGATAGACTCCCTACGCGGGGGCCCTCGATTCCGTTCCAACCCTTTGCGAATCCACCCAATCCAACTCCGATGAACGAAGAAAGCCCGTGGGGACCAGGGGTGACAGCGCCGACCACTCTCGAGAATGCCGTGCCGCCGGCGTCTGAACGGGCCGATGTTTCGCGCGCCCAAAATGGCGACACTCGGGCGTTCGAGCGCCTGTACCGCACGCACGCGGCGCGCATATTCAGCCTGGCGCGGCGCATGATCGGAGTCGACTTAGCCGGCGAGCTCACACAAGACGTCTTCGTACGGGCCTGGGAGAAGCTCCGAACGTTTCGGGGCGAATCGGCCTTCGGTACCTGGCTTCATCGGGTCGCGATCAACGTGATCCTTCACCGGCGGGGCGTCCTCCGGGTGGAGCGGGGACGGTTGGAGGACGACGAGGACGCGCTGGATCAGGTCGTGGCCCGGCGGGGGTCATCCGAGCTCGGGATGGATCTCGAGGGGGCGATCGGGAAGCTGCCGAGCGGCGCGCGGGTCGTGTTCGTGCTCCACGACGTCGAGGGCTTCAAGCACGAGGAGATCGCGGACCTGCTCGGCGTGACGGCGGGTACGACGAAAGCGCAATTGCACCGCGCCCGAATGATCTTGCGCCAGCATCTTTGCCGATGAGAGGAGCGGGGCGATGAGCGACCGCTGGACGGAATCGATTTCGGAGTACCTCGACGGGGGCCTGGAGGCTGCCGAGCGCCGGCTCTTCGAGGCCCACGTCGCCGAGTGCGCCGAGTGCGCCGCGGCGGTCGAGGATCTCCGGCTCATCACGTCGCGCGCGCGTGGCCTCCCGACCGAAGCGCCGAAGGCAGATCTCTGGCCCGGAATCGAAACTCGGATCCGGAGTTTGGGCACGGCGGCGCGCTCGGTACCGGCTGCCCGGCCTGGCGGGCTCACGGCGATTCGATTCTCGTTTTCCCTCCCCCAGCTCGCGGCGGCATGCTTGGCGCTCGTAATCCTCTCGGGTGGCGCCGTCTGGTACGCGCTCCGCCAAGGACCGCCTCGAGGGCTCTTCGCCGACCGATCCATGTCGCGCGCGGCGCCGGCGTCGCTGAACGCGCCCGACCACGTAGCCATCCAGGACGTGGAGGAGCTGGGGCGCGTGCTCGCCGCTGGGAGGGAGAAGCTCGATCCCGCGACCGTGCGGTCGCTCGAGGAAAGCCTTCTGATCATCGACGTCGCCATCCGCCAGGCCAAGCGGGCCCTCGATGCCGATCCGAATAATCCATATGTCCGCGCGCACCTCGACGACACCATGCGCCGCAAGGTCGAGTTCCTGCGCCGGGCGACGATGTTGGCGAGCGCGCCCCAGTAGAGGGGATCCCCCACCATGTCCCTGGCACTCGCCGTCGCCGCCGCCACCGTCTTCTCGCTGGGATCGAGCGCCGATACGACCGTCTCGGTCCGGCGGGGGACGGAGCTTCAGGTGGCCAACTTCGCCGGGGAGGTGACCGTGCGAACATGGGAGAAAAACGCAGTTCGGATCCGGACCGAGGCGGACGGCAACGACAAGATCATCGTGAAGGAATCCGATCCGGTGCTTTTGGTCAAAGCCTATTCGAAGCGCTCCGTCCAGCATTCGGTGGACCTGGAGATCACCGCGCCTTCATGGATGAATCTGGTCGTATCGGGGGTGAATACGGACGTCAGCATCGAGGGCACGAAGGGCCGCGTCCGGGTCGACACCGTGCATGGCGAGATCGCGGTCGTTGGCGGCAGGGGGCAGATCGAGCTCACCGCGATCAATCAGGACATCCGCCTCTCGGACGCTTCGGGGACCATCGTCTCCGAGACGGTGAACGGCGATCTCACGCTCCAGCGGATCGAGTCGGACAGCGTTGTGGTCTCGACGGTGAACGGGCAGATCTTCTACGACGGCGCGATCCGAAGCCACGGCGTCTACGAGTTCACGAGCCACAACGGCGACGTCGCGATCGCACTTCCCGCGTCCGCCAGCGCCACGGTCAGCGTCTCGACCTTCTCGGGCGAGTTCGCCTCCGACTTCCCCGTGATGTTGAGCGAGACGAGGCCCGGCCGGCGGTTCTGCTTCACGCTCGGCAAAGGAGGCGCCCGGGTCCAGCTCGAGTCGTTCCAGGGGACGATCCACATCTTCCGCCCCGGAACGCGGGGTCCGGGGGATGACGAGCATCACGGCGGCGACTCGGATTCCGACTCGAACTCTAACTCGAACGACGACTCCGACGAAGGCGGCGAGTAGAGCGCCGGCAGGCGGATCGGCGGCAGCGCGGCTTCCAGCTCGGCCCGCCGCGGCTCCAGCCACGGCGGCAGGACGAGGCTCAGGCCCAGTCGGTCCTTGCTTTCATCGATGGCGAAGCCGGGCGCGTCGGTCGCGATCTCGAAGAGGGCGCCCCCCGGTTCCCGAAAGT
This genomic interval carries:
- a CDS encoding RNA polymerase sigma factor — translated: MNEESPWGPGVTAPTTLENAVPPASERADVSRAQNGDTRAFERLYRTHAARIFSLARRMIGVDLAGELTQDVFVRAWEKLRTFRGESAFGTWLHRVAINVILHRRGVLRVERGRLEDDEDALDQVVARRGSSELGMDLEGAIGKLPSGARVVFVLHDVEGFKHEEIADLLGVTAGTTKAQLHRARMILRQHLCR
- a CDS encoding DUF4097 domain-containing protein, producing MSLALAVAAATVFSLGSSADTTVSVRRGTELQVANFAGEVTVRTWEKNAVRIRTEADGNDKIIVKESDPVLLVKAYSKRSVQHSVDLEITAPSWMNLVVSGVNTDVSIEGTKGRVRVDTVHGEIAVVGGRGQIELTAINQDIRLSDASGTIVSETVNGDLTLQRIESDSVVVSTVNGQIFYDGAIRSHGVYEFTSHNGDVAIALPASASATVSVSTFSGEFASDFPVMLSETRPGRRFCFTLGKGGARVQLESFQGTIHIFRPGTRGPGDDEHHGGDSDSDSNSNSNDDSDEGGE